The proteins below are encoded in one region of Maribacter aestuarii:
- a CDS encoding patatin-like phospholipase family protein, giving the protein MNHSTKHKHTLFFRILLLASAALLLCTSSYGQVKLEQKDKKIGLVLSGGGAKGLAHIGALKVIEEAGVKIDYIGGTSMGAIIGALYASGYSAKELDSMFRATDFGALIQDNLPRNAKTFYEKEDSERYALTLPFNNFKVTVPPAYSGGQNIYNELVRLLYHVKDVDDFSKLPIPFVCIATNIETGKEVVLNSGYLPEAIMASGTLPSLFEPSSIDDKILIDGGVVNNYPIDKVIELGADIVIGVDVQHGLSNREALLSATEILLQINNYRTVEDMIEKSQKTDIYIQPKIENFSVIEFDKANEIIKSGELAAMEKFQDLKEVSSEYSKNWKRLPSIGQGDSIIINRLVIEGNNEHTRGYVKGKLRFKLGEPITFKKLQQGIGNLSATGNFNTNRYKLVSNGLGEDLILRLDETANTSLLRLGAHYDDLYKSAAIINFTKKKILSNDDVASFDLILGDNVRYNFEYYVDKGTYWSFGINSRFNDFEEEIDFSIISSNFEVPPGLNVNTINLDVTDFTNQVYLQTVIREEFAFTIGAEHKFLKYTTRTLGGISGPTEGPAITTTDERTIFEKSNFFSVFGNLKLDTYDDKYFPTRGLFFDGDFHYYLLSSDFNENFKDFSISKARMGAAFPLMKNLSLNIETEGGFKLGTSDVTSFDFVLGGFGTNLINNFIPFYGYDFLSLPGNSFVKAYARLDFEFAKKNHFLLAANFANVDDDIFRIGEWFTTPNFSGYGVGYGWESFLGPLQVIYSWSPEGNNTNIFFSVGYWF; this is encoded by the coding sequence ATGAATCATTCCACTAAACATAAGCATACTTTATTTTTTAGGATACTGCTTCTTGCCAGTGCTGCTTTGCTTTTGTGTACGTCTTCTTACGGTCAAGTAAAATTGGAACAAAAAGACAAAAAAATTGGATTGGTTCTTAGTGGCGGAGGAGCCAAGGGACTTGCCCATATTGGAGCGCTAAAGGTCATAGAGGAAGCGGGGGTAAAGATAGATTATATAGGAGGTACAAGTATGGGGGCGATTATTGGGGCTCTATATGCATCCGGGTATTCCGCAAAGGAATTAGATTCCATGTTCCGGGCAACCGATTTTGGTGCTTTAATTCAGGATAACCTACCTAGAAATGCCAAAACATTTTATGAAAAGGAAGATTCTGAAAGGTATGCCCTAACCCTTCCCTTCAATAATTTCAAAGTAACGGTGCCACCTGCCTATTCCGGAGGACAGAATATTTACAACGAACTTGTGCGGTTATTATACCACGTGAAGGATGTAGATGATTTTTCCAAACTTCCAATTCCCTTTGTTTGCATTGCAACCAATATTGAAACTGGAAAAGAGGTGGTTTTAAATTCAGGGTATTTGCCTGAAGCCATAATGGCGAGTGGAACTTTGCCTTCTTTATTTGAGCCTTCCAGTATTGATGATAAAATATTGATAGATGGTGGGGTTGTAAATAATTACCCAATAGATAAGGTTATTGAATTGGGAGCGGATATCGTAATTGGCGTGGATGTACAGCATGGGCTTTCTAACCGTGAGGCACTGCTCTCCGCGACCGAAATACTTCTACAGATTAATAATTACAGGACCGTTGAGGATATGATTGAGAAATCCCAAAAGACGGATATATACATTCAACCTAAGATCGAGAACTTCTCTGTAATCGAATTTGATAAAGCAAACGAAATAATTAAAAGCGGGGAATTGGCCGCAATGGAAAAGTTCCAAGACCTTAAAGAGGTCTCATCAGAATATTCAAAAAATTGGAAACGCTTGCCTTCCATTGGACAAGGAGATTCCATAATTATAAACAGACTTGTAATTGAAGGCAACAATGAACACACACGAGGTTATGTAAAAGGTAAGCTTAGGTTTAAACTTGGTGAGCCGATTACGTTCAAAAAACTACAACAAGGCATTGGCAACTTGTCCGCAACAGGTAATTTTAATACGAACAGGTATAAACTGGTTTCCAATGGTTTAGGGGAAGATTTGATTTTGCGTCTGGACGAAACTGCAAATACTTCCTTGTTGCGATTAGGGGCGCATTATGACGATCTTTATAAAAGCGCCGCTATTATTAATTTTACCAAGAAAAAGATACTCTCCAATGATGATGTGGCTTCTTTTGACCTAATTCTTGGGGATAATGTACGGTATAACTTTGAGTATTATGTAGACAAAGGCACCTATTGGAGCTTTGGTATAAATTCCCGATTCAATGATTTTGAGGAAGAAATAGATTTTAGTATCATCAGCTCTAATTTTGAAGTGCCTCCTGGGTTGAATGTAAATACTATCAATCTGGATGTTACGGATTTTACGAATCAGGTCTATTTGCAAACAGTTATTAGGGAAGAATTCGCATTTACCATTGGTGCGGAACATAAATTTTTAAAATATACGACAAGAACTCTTGGGGGTATTTCCGGTCCCACGGAAGGCCCAGCAATAACTACCACTGACGAAAGAACAATTTTTGAGAAGAGTAATTTTTTCAGTGTTTTTGGCAATTTAAAATTGGATACCTACGATGATAAATATTTTCCGACAAGAGGACTGTTTTTTGACGGGGATTTCCATTATTACTTGCTATCATCCGATTTCAATGAAAACTTCAAAGACTTTTCAATATCAAAAGCACGTATGGGAGCGGCGTTTCCTTTGATGAAAAACCTTTCCTTAAACATAGAGACGGAAGGGGGATTTAAATTAGGAACTTCGGACGTAACTTCCTTTGACTTTGTTCTAGGAGGTTTTGGCACCAACCTTATAAATAATTTCATACCTTTTTACGGTTATGACTTTTTAAGTCTTCCTGGGAATAGTTTCGTAAAGGCCTATGCACGATTGGATTTTGAATTCGCTAAAAAGAATCACTTTTTGTTGGCCGCCAACTTCGCTAACGTTGATGATGATATTTTCAGGATTGGCGAGTGGTTCACAACGCCTAATTTTTCTGGGTACGGAGTAGGATATGGTTGGGAGTCCTTTTTAGGACCATTACAGGTTATATATTCCTGGTCTCCAGAAGGAAATAATACGAATATATTTTTTAGTGTAGGCTATTGGTTCTAA
- the uvrC gene encoding excinuclease ABC subunit UvrC, with translation MSQIPIQVQLSSLPNQAGVYQFYDADDTILYVGKAKNLKKEGDFLLYQKSRVWKNEGYGKKIHRIKHIVVPTESDALLLENNLIKEYRPRYNVLLKDDKSYPWICLKNERFPRLFPTRRKIKDGSTYYGPYTSMKTVRTILDLVKSVYPLRTCNYDLSESKINDGKYKVCLEYHLGNCKGPCEGLQTLEEYERQISDIKEILKGNFKSSIHYFKGQMKTLSDNMQFEEAQRIKDKITVLENYQAKSTIVNPKISNVDVFSIISDNAFAYVNFLQLSHGSIVRSHTMEIKKKLDEGDKELLQLAIVEIRNRFKSESKEIYLPFKVVVDSELKATIPKLGDKKRILELSERNAKYYRQERFNQIKIIDPDRHTNRVMAQMKKDLRLSSEPRHIECFDNSNIQGSNPVAACVVFRDGKPSKKEYRHYNIKTVVGPDDFASMEEVVYRRYKRLMEEGESLPQLIVIDGGKGQLSSALKSLDVLGLRGKIAIVGIAKRLEEIYFPEDPIPLYLDKKSESLKIIQQLRNEAHRFGITFHRNKRSKAAINSELESIEGIGEKTAQELLKHFKSVKRIKEANLEGLSEIIGLSKAKKIYESFH, from the coding sequence ATGTCCCAAATCCCAATACAAGTACAATTAAGTTCTTTGCCAAACCAGGCCGGGGTATATCAGTTTTACGATGCGGATGACACTATTTTATATGTAGGAAAGGCCAAAAATCTTAAAAAAGAGGGTGACTTCTTACTTTACCAAAAATCACGAGTATGGAAAAACGAGGGTTATGGTAAAAAAATCCACAGAATTAAACATATCGTGGTGCCTACTGAGTCCGATGCACTATTATTGGAGAATAATTTAATTAAGGAATACCGGCCAAGGTATAATGTACTACTTAAGGACGATAAGTCGTACCCCTGGATATGTCTTAAAAATGAACGTTTCCCAAGACTTTTCCCAACCAGAAGGAAAATTAAGGACGGATCAACCTATTACGGACCCTACACGAGTATGAAAACCGTAAGGACTATCCTTGATTTAGTAAAGAGTGTTTATCCTTTGCGGACATGCAATTACGACCTTTCAGAATCCAAAATAAACGATGGTAAGTACAAAGTATGTTTAGAGTATCATCTTGGGAATTGTAAAGGTCCCTGTGAGGGTTTACAAACGTTGGAAGAATATGAAAGACAAATCTCGGACATAAAAGAGATACTAAAAGGTAATTTCAAATCTTCCATTCATTATTTCAAGGGTCAGATGAAAACACTATCTGACAACATGCAGTTTGAGGAAGCACAGCGGATCAAAGATAAAATTACCGTATTGGAAAACTATCAAGCCAAGTCTACTATAGTTAATCCCAAAATAAGTAATGTAGATGTTTTTTCTATTATTTCTGACAATGCTTTCGCTTACGTAAATTTTTTGCAGTTGTCCCACGGTTCTATCGTACGTTCCCATACAATGGAAATCAAAAAGAAATTGGATGAGGGAGATAAGGAATTGTTACAGTTGGCAATTGTTGAGATACGTAACCGTTTTAAGTCGGAATCCAAGGAAATATATCTTCCTTTTAAGGTAGTGGTAGATTCTGAACTTAAGGCCACTATTCCCAAATTAGGAGACAAGAAGCGTATCTTAGAACTTTCTGAGCGAAATGCCAAATACTATAGACAGGAACGATTTAACCAAATTAAGATTATTGACCCTGATCGCCATACCAACCGGGTTATGGCCCAAATGAAAAAGGACTTAAGACTTTCTTCGGAACCTAGGCATATAGAATGTTTTGACAATAGCAACATACAAGGAAGTAACCCGGTTGCGGCATGTGTTGTATTCAGGGATGGGAAACCTTCAAAAAAAGAATATAGGCATTATAATATAAAAACGGTCGTAGGTCCCGACGATTTTGCCTCAATGGAGGAGGTTGTTTATAGAAGGTATAAACGTCTTATGGAAGAGGGCGAATCCCTGCCACAACTTATTGTGATTGATGGTGGAAAAGGGCAATTGTCATCAGCGCTGAAGAGTTTGGATGTTTTAGGTTTAAGAGGAAAAATTGCAATCGTCGGGATTGCAAAAAGGTTGGAGGAAATTTATTTCCCAGAAGATCCGATACCCCTTTATTTGGATAAGAAATCGGAAAGTCTAAAAATTATTCAGCAACTAAGAAATGAAGCCCATAGATTTGGAATCACCTTTCATAGGAACAAAAGAAGCAAGGCCGCTATAAATTCCGAACTTGAGAGCATTGAAGGCATAGGTGAGAAAACAGCCCAAGAATTATTAAAACATTTTAAATCGGTTAAAAGGATTAAGGAAGCTAATTTGGAGGGTCTTTCGGAAATTATTGGATTGTCCAAAGCAAAGAAGATATATGAATCATTCCACTAA
- a CDS encoding 5-formyltetrahydrofolate cyclo-ligase, translating to MLKKDLRIKYTNLRNLLNAASVESQSISIANALLSLPIWDKEFYHIFLPIHSKKEIDTLTILSILQGKDKNVIVPKVNSDFTMISYLLTDSTRFEISALGVPEPINGIKVDPKEIDVVFLPLLAFDRNGNRVGYGKGYYDRFLMDCRDDVLKIGLSIFEAEEVISDTNKDDVRMDYCVTPDKVYSFVAS from the coding sequence ATGTTGAAGAAGGATTTAAGAATTAAGTATACAAATCTTAGAAATCTTCTCAATGCTGCCAGCGTAGAATCTCAAAGTATATCAATCGCTAACGCACTCCTAAGTCTTCCTATTTGGGACAAAGAATTTTATCATATTTTTTTGCCCATACACAGTAAAAAAGAAATAGATACTTTGACCATATTGTCAATACTACAGGGAAAGGATAAAAATGTCATAGTTCCAAAAGTAAATTCCGATTTTACCATGATTTCCTACCTTTTAACTGATAGTACCAGATTTGAGATTAGTGCTTTAGGTGTTCCGGAACCAATTAATGGCATTAAAGTAGACCCAAAAGAAATTGACGTGGTTTTTTTACCATTGTTGGCCTTCGATAGAAACGGGAACAGAGTAGGCTATGGAAAAGGGTATTATGATCGATTTTTGATGGATTGCAGAGATGACGTACTAAAAATTGGGCTTTCTATTTTTGAGGCTGAGGAAGTAATTTCAGATACGAATAAAGATGATGTTCGTATGGACTACTGCGTTACCCCGGATAAAGTTTACTCATTTGTTGCATCTTGA
- a CDS encoding lipoprotein signal peptidase: MNIKKSLALIFLILVIDQWSKIYIKTHFVLGESVDVFSWFKILFIENEGAAWGAKLSDILPVSDAVGKLILTIFRLFAICGIGYWLFDVIRKNGSKTLIVAVSLIFAGALGNILDSVFYGLIFNDSYNEVATIFSDEPYGELFYGKVVDMLYFPLVDTTWPSWVPYFGGGNFRFFEPVFNIADTAISTGVGILLVFNKKAFKKEEEPESEIEKDTIQDATNE, translated from the coding sequence ATGAACATTAAGAAGTCCCTCGCACTTATTTTTTTGATTTTAGTCATTGACCAATGGAGTAAAATTTATATTAAGACGCATTTTGTCCTAGGGGAATCTGTGGATGTTTTTAGCTGGTTCAAAATTCTTTTTATTGAGAACGAGGGTGCTGCCTGGGGTGCTAAACTGAGCGATATACTTCCCGTATCGGATGCCGTTGGAAAACTTATCTTAACGATATTTAGATTGTTTGCAATATGTGGTATTGGGTATTGGCTTTTTGATGTCATACGAAAGAATGGTTCCAAGACTTTGATTGTTGCAGTATCCTTAATTTTTGCGGGAGCGTTAGGTAATATATTAGATTCGGTCTTTTACGGTCTTATATTCAATGATAGTTATAATGAGGTTGCTACCATTTTTTCTGATGAACCCTACGGTGAATTATTTTATGGAAAGGTGGTGGACATGTTATACTTTCCCCTGGTGGATACAACATGGCCAAGCTGGGTGCCTTATTTTGGAGGCGGGAATTTTCGTTTTTTTGAGCCAGTCTTCAATATTGCCGATACGGCAATCAGTACAGGTGTAGGTATTCTTCTGGTGTTCAACAAAAAAGCGTTCAAAAAAGAAGAGGAACCTGAGTCAGAGATAGAAAAGGACACAATTCAAGATGCAACAAATGAGTAA
- a CDS encoding DUF4097 family beta strand repeat-containing protein, which produces MRVLLFLNILLLSWSGFAQKSIKKSVLDDKISSIRIDGENCYLITLSTHNENDIIVEAQIDGEYSKDLDLIVSENGNTVLVSAGFQANFKHPNDKLSAHKVISISLNIIVPIWKDVVLYGTYTRVIAKGKFKNLNISLADGECRLFDVLENVTVQTQSGDISATLEKATIIANSKYGKVSTNPIPNGRAQYMLSTVTGNIALQKTE; this is translated from the coding sequence TTGAGAGTATTACTTTTTTTGAACATACTACTTCTTTCTTGGTCGGGGTTTGCGCAAAAATCAATCAAGAAATCTGTTCTAGACGATAAAATTAGTAGCATAAGAATCGACGGTGAAAACTGTTACCTTATAACTTTAAGCACCCATAACGAAAATGATATAATCGTAGAGGCACAAATTGATGGAGAGTATAGTAAGGACCTAGATTTAATAGTCTCCGAAAATGGTAATACGGTACTGGTCAGTGCCGGGTTTCAAGCAAACTTTAAGCATCCAAACGATAAGTTGAGCGCGCATAAAGTGATTTCTATTTCCTTGAATATTATTGTTCCAATTTGGAAAGATGTAGTTCTTTACGGTACCTATACCAGGGTAATTGCTAAAGGAAAATTCAAAAATTTAAACATCAGTTTGGCCGATGGTGAATGCAGGTTGTTCGACGTCTTAGAGAATGTTACCGTCCAAACTCAAAGTGGGGATATTTCTGCTACTTTAGAAAAGGCGACTATTATAGCAAACAGCAAATATGGAAAAGTAAGTACAAACCCAATACCTAATGGCAGGGCTCAATATATGCTGAGTACGGTTACGGGAAATATCGCTCTACAGAAAACCGAATAA